A single region of the Gopherus evgoodei ecotype Sinaloan lineage chromosome 3, rGopEvg1_v1.p, whole genome shotgun sequence genome encodes:
- the TTLL2 gene encoding probable tubulin polyglutamylase TTLL2, which produces MASDHDGEDILKPLIFRLHESVPEAVREVLLERGWSEFDEQEQDEADWNLYWQNSPFRMTDHRSIKPWQRLNHYPETVRITRKDYLARHLKRMKGIYGPSLCEFSPVAFIMPNDYVKFIAEYTKERQSQGKKPSYWICKPVDLSRGRGILIFQDIKDFVYDCMVIVQKYISNPWLISGYKSDLRLYVCVTSFCPLTIYTYDEGLVRFATEKFDLSSLDNVYAHLTNTSINKFGASYKKNKEGIGRGCKWTFSKFRSYLRSHEVDDLLLWQRINNIVMLTLLAITPSVPLTSNCFELFGFDILIDDTFKPWLLEVNYSPALHLDCSIDTTVKKRLLHDIIELLNYKQTDTLRENKGPGTKTSYAGRTHIPLRTQDENATDDAPNILASRQESEWTATSAVQSLLEVAGGSFKKEAIVMGKMARTHPRKTLTSQLREKMNRPKTSSQSNAASKSKQLPGARHPAHASVQVTHWLPTTELCSYKLTIPPYFLSTKDKRPFPRVGDFVLIFPFNDAALEASRNGIDVKSIVQEIHKLMNKQSPPGQQKVKKRKDYLTFR; this is translated from the coding sequence ATGGCATCTGACCATGATGGAGAAGACATCCTGAAGCCTCTGATCTTCCGTCTCCATGAGAGCGTTCCTGAAGCAGTCCGTGAGGTCTTACTGGAACGTGGTTGGAGTGAATTTGATGAACAAGAGCAAGATGAAGCAGACTGGAATCTGTATTGGCAgaactctcctttccgtatgactGACCACCGAAGCATTAAACCATGGCAGAGGCTCAATCACTATCCAGAAACAGTGAGGATCACAAGGAAAGACTATCTGGCAAGGCATCTGAAACGCATGAAGGGAATTTATGGACCATCTCTTTGTGAGTTTAGTCCAGTGGCATTCATCATGCCTAATGACTATGTCAAGTTTATAGCAGAGTACACCAAGGAGAGACAGTCACAGGGCAAAAAGCCAAGCTATTGGATTTGCAAGCCTGTAGATTTGTCTCGTGGAAGGGGCATACTCATTTTCCAGGACATTAAAGACTTTGTATATGATTGCATGGTCATTGTGCAGAAGTACATTAGTAACCCTTGGCTTATTTCTGGGTACAAATCAGATCTCCGCCTCTATGTCTGTGTCACCAGTTTTTGCCCCCTTACCATTTACACTTATGATGAAGGGCTGGTGAGGTTTGCCACTGAAAAGTTTGACCTCAGTTCTCTGGACAACGTTTATGCCCATCTGACAAACACCAGCATCAATAAATTTGGCGCCtcatacaaaaaaaataaagaagggaTCGGCCGTGGCTGCAAATGGACTTTCAGCAAATTTCGATCTTACCTACGCAGCCATGAGGTGGACGACCTGCTTCTGTGGCAGAGAATAAACAACATTGTAATGCTGACCCTGCTTGCTATAACCCCTTCTGTTCCATTGACATCCAATTGCTTTGAGCTGTTTGGGTTCGACATTCTGATAGATGACACATTCAAACCATGGCTTTTAGAAGTAAACTACAGCCCAGCCTTGCACCTAGACTGTTCCATTGACACAACAGTGAAAAAAAGACTTCTCCATGATATCATTGAATTGCTAAATTATAAGCAAACTGACACCTTGAGAGAAAACAAAGGGCCTGGCACTAAAACTTCATATGCTGGTAGAACACATATCCCCTTGAGGACACAGGATGAAAATGCAACAGATGATGCTCCCAATATCCTTGCTTCTAGGCAAGAGAGTGAATGGACTGCCACTTCTGCAGTGCAGTCTCTCTTGGAGGTTGCAGGAGGTTCATTTAAGAAGGAGGCCATAGTGATGGGGAAAATGGCCAGAACACATCCAAGGAAAACACTAACCTCACAGCTCCGGGAAAAGATGAACAGGCCGAAAACATCTTCACAATCAAATGCGGCGTCTAAAAGCAAACAGCTGCCAGGCGCTAGGCACCCTGCACATGCATCTGTCCAAGTCACCCACTGGTTGCCTACCACTGAGTTATGTAGCTACAAATTAACTATTCCTCCATATTTTCTCTCCACTAAAGACAAAAGGCCCTTCCCTCGAGTAGGTGATTTTGTCCTTATATTTCCTTTCAACGATGCTGCACTTGAAGCCTCAAGAAATGGAATAGATGTAAAAAGCATCGTACAAGAAATACACAAGTTAATGAACAAACAGTCGCCCCCAGGACAGCAGAAAGTAAAGAAGAGAAAAGATTATTTAACTTTTAGATAA